The Petrocella atlantisensis genome has a window encoding:
- a CDS encoding copper amine oxidase N-terminal domain-containing protein yields the protein MKKISTLLLLVTCMSLGTFTSAYAESHLNNETPITVTAKTQAIEGITMIPLRKTLEAFGFEFTWHEASKRVELSKGPLWTSITIGENAYFRQKMAPWALSSSPIILDGHTWVPIEFLSEITSLGIEIENETLKVTQSEPTFHEGIIQEITYDDQGNLSFFIVQDLEEKDYANRIVIHTSEKTTIFQVDIQENDAVKVISPNFSTLSLPPQTPGYIIY from the coding sequence ATGAAAAAAATCAGTACACTATTATTACTTGTCACATGTATGAGTCTTGGTACCTTTACAAGTGCATATGCCGAGTCTCATCTTAACAATGAAACACCTATAACGGTAACTGCAAAAACACAGGCTATTGAGGGCATCACGATGATACCCCTAAGAAAAACCCTTGAGGCTTTTGGTTTTGAGTTCACTTGGCATGAAGCTAGCAAACGTGTGGAATTATCAAAAGGTCCCTTATGGACCTCCATTACAATTGGTGAAAATGCCTATTTTAGGCAAAAAATGGCACCTTGGGCTCTAAGTAGTTCACCTATTATTTTAGATGGACATACGTGGGTACCTATAGAGTTTCTATCTGAAATTACAAGTTTAGGCATTGAAATAGAAAATGAAACCCTAAAAGTGACCCAATCAGAGCCTACTTTTCATGAAGGTATCATACAGGAGATTACTTATGATGATCAAGGCAACTTAAGCTTTTTTATTGTCCAAGATCTTGAGGAGAAAGACTATGCCAATCGTATTGTCATTCACACCTCAGAGAAGACCACAATCTTCCAAGTCGACATTCAAGAAAACGATGCTGTTAAAGTCATCTCTCCAAATTTCTCCACTTTAAGTTTACCCCCTCAAACCCCTGGTTACATCATTTACTAA
- a CDS encoding VOC family protein has protein sequence MSIQVYVNFSGNCREAVEYYAKVFKTKEPKIMTYSEMPPDPDFVVPDETKDWVLHTSLDISGSTVMFSDVFPGMPLVVGNNISLTIITDDEAEIRDAFDQLKEEGRVDMELGETFWSKCYGSVEDKFGIIWQFDLDSGESF, from the coding sequence ATGTCAATACAAGTATATGTTAATTTTAGTGGTAATTGTCGTGAAGCGGTAGAGTATTATGCAAAAGTATTCAAGACAAAAGAACCGAAAATTATGACCTACAGTGAAATGCCGCCGGATCCGGATTTTGTTGTCCCTGATGAGACAAAAGACTGGGTGTTACATACAAGTCTAGATATAAGTGGCAGTACAGTTATGTTCTCTGATGTTTTCCCTGGTATGCCCCTTGTTGTTGGTAATAATATCAGTTTGACGATTATAACGGATGATGAGGCAGAAATTCGCGATGCATTTGATCAGTTAAAAGAAGAAGGTCGCGTTGATATGGAACTTGGGGAGACCTTTTGGAGCAAATGCTATGGCAGCGTCGAAGATAAATTCGGGATCATCTGGCAGTTTGATTTAGACAGTGGTGAAAGCTTCTGA
- a CDS encoding DUF1801 domain-containing protein has protein sequence MYELKTKENDSDVVEFIERVKNPKRQEDAYKLLDIFSETTGLKAKMWGPSIIGFGSYHYKYASGHEGDAMLVGFSPRKAKMSLYFATGDTEREALLQKLGKHTAGKACVYINKLEDVNIDILRDLIKQSIIFLKKTYPDH, from the coding sequence ATGTATGAACTCAAAACGAAGGAAAACGACAGTGATGTTGTAGAATTTATTGAACGTGTAAAAAACCCAAAGCGCCAGGAAGATGCCTATAAGCTTCTGGATATTTTTTCGGAGACAACCGGCTTAAAAGCTAAGATGTGGGGACCGAGTATCATTGGATTTGGTTCTTATCATTACAAATATGCGTCCGGACATGAAGGTGATGCTATGTTAGTAGGCTTCTCGCCTAGAAAAGCTAAAATGAGCCTATATTTTGCAACCGGGGACACTGAAAGAGAAGCATTATTACAAAAATTAGGTAAGCACACTGCTGGTAAAGCATGTGTTTATATCAATAAACTTGAAGATGTTAATATAGACATACTTAGAGATTTGATTAAGCAGTCCATCATATTTCTTAAAAAGACATATCCTGATCATTAG
- a CDS encoding HlyC/CorC family transporter, translating into MDSQTGTQIIILGILLVMSGFFSATETAFSSINRIRMKHLANNGNKKASHTLELSEDFDKVLSTILIGNNIVNIASAAIATVLFTRHYGNAGITISTAVTTILVLIFGEITPKSLAKESPEAFAMFSTPILRILTFLLQPINYIFSLWKKLLSKVFKFKDKQTITQEELITLVEEAESEGGLDSHEGELIRSAIEFNDLDVEEILTPRVKVVAVSETASLDEIKRTFMKNGFSRLPVYNKTVDNIIGVIHEKDFYNVLYDEKSDIKSITKSIVCVAPQTKISKLLRLLQHSKSHISVVVDEYGGTMGIVTLEDILEELVGEIWDEHDEVIEFFSEIENNKYLVHCNANLEELFTRFELKSKSYDYDAVTVGGWIVHQFGRIPDVGNKFVFEHLQVTVTKTDNKRVLEITVEILE; encoded by the coding sequence ATGGATAGTCAAACGGGTACACAAATTATTATTCTTGGTATTTTGCTTGTTATGTCGGGATTTTTTTCGGCTACAGAAACTGCGTTTTCAAGTATTAATAGAATAAGGATGAAGCATCTTGCAAATAATGGCAACAAAAAAGCGTCACATACTTTAGAACTTTCAGAGGATTTTGATAAGGTTCTATCAACAATACTGATTGGAAATAATATTGTTAATATTGCTTCAGCAGCTATTGCAACGGTCCTTTTTACCAGACACTACGGCAATGCAGGTATTACGATTTCGACGGCTGTGACCACCATCTTAGTCTTGATTTTTGGTGAAATCACGCCAAAAAGTCTTGCAAAAGAATCGCCGGAGGCTTTTGCCATGTTTTCTACGCCTATCCTTAGAATCTTAACATTTTTATTACAACCGATTAATTATATTTTCTCATTATGGAAAAAATTATTATCAAAAGTTTTCAAATTTAAAGACAAGCAGACAATAACTCAAGAGGAATTAATCACCCTTGTAGAAGAAGCTGAAAGTGAAGGTGGACTCGATTCTCATGAGGGAGAACTTATACGTTCGGCGATTGAGTTTAATGATCTTGATGTTGAAGAAATATTGACCCCAAGGGTGAAGGTTGTCGCGGTGAGTGAAACAGCTTCCCTTGATGAGATAAAAAGGACCTTTATGAAGAATGGCTTTTCAAGGTTACCTGTCTATAATAAAACCGTAGATAATATCATTGGGGTCATCCATGAAAAAGACTTTTACAATGTCTTATATGATGAAAAAAGCGATATAAAGTCCATTACTAAAAGTATTGTCTGTGTTGCACCACAAACAAAAATATCTAAACTCTTAAGACTTTTACAACATTCTAAGTCGCACATATCAGTGGTGGTGGATGAATATGGAGGAACTATGGGTATTGTAACTTTGGAGGATATTCTTGAGGAGTTAGTAGGTGAGATATGGGATGAACATGATGAAGTTATTGAGTTTTTTAGTGAAATAGAAAATAACAAATATCTAGTACATTGTAATGCAAATCTTGAGGAGTTATTCACTCGATTCGAGCTTAAAAGTAAAAGTTATGATTATGATGCGGTAACGGTAGGAGGTTGGATTGTACATCAATTTGGAAGAATACCGGATGTAGGTAATAAATTTGTATTTGAGCACCTTCAAGTGACTGTGACGAAAACGGATAATAAACGTGTACTTGAAATTACAGTCGAGATATTAGAGTAA